The following proteins are co-located in the Bacillus pumilus genome:
- a CDS encoding FbpB family small basic protein, whose amino-acid sequence MRRRKRRTFEELVLENKKELLSNEEFLNQLEEKLEERFRQK is encoded by the coding sequence ATGAGAAGAAGAAAACGCCGTACATTTGAAGAGCTTGTGCTTGAAAATAAGAAAGAATTATTAAGTAATGAGGAATTTTTAAACCAGCTAGAAGAAAAGTTGGAAGAGCGCTTTAGACAGAAATAA
- a CDS encoding CoA-binding protein: MNHPTKQEIGRILKSSKRIAVVGLSDQPHRTSYMVSKAMQDAGYDIIPVNPTIDEALGVKSVASLKDIQEPVDIVNVFRRSEFLPEVAKEFLEMDAPVFWAQQGVYHEEAKRLIEQKGKVAIMDLCIKVAHAMTKTH, from the coding sequence ATGAATCATCCTACTAAACAAGAAATCGGTCGTATATTAAAGAGCAGCAAACGAATTGCTGTTGTTGGTTTATCAGATCAGCCGCACCGAACGTCTTATATGGTCTCAAAAGCGATGCAGGATGCCGGTTATGACATCATTCCGGTGAATCCAACGATTGATGAAGCACTTGGCGTAAAATCGGTCGCGTCTTTAAAAGACATTCAAGAGCCTGTTGATATTGTCAATGTCTTTAGACGTTCAGAATTTTTACCTGAGGTGGCAAAAGAATTTCTTGAAATGGACGCACCTGTTTTTTGGGCACAGCAAGGCGTATATCACGAAGAAGCGAAAAGATTGATTGAGCAAAAAGGGAAAGTGGCCATCATGGATTTATGCATTAAAGTGGCTCATGCTATGACAAAAACTCATTAA
- the sspO gene encoding small acid-soluble spore protein O has translation MTKRKANHVINGMNAAKSQGKGAGYIENDQLVLTEEQRQNNKKRKKNQ, from the coding sequence ATGACAAAACGCAAAGCAAATCATGTGATTAACGGCATGAACGCAGCCAAAAGCCAAGGAAAAGGTGCAGGCTATATTGAAAATGATCAGCTCGTTTTAACAGAAGAACAAAGACAAAACAATAAAAAACGCAAAAAGAACCAATAA
- a CDS encoding cytochrome c biogenesis CcdA family protein has protein sequence MSDLNYFLAFGAGFLSFISPCCLPLYPAFLSYITGVSIDEVKSEKVMLRRRSLLHTLFFLIGFSIIFIAIGFGTSFVGSFFIEYHQAIRQIGAILIIFFGFMILGVFQPSFLMGEKRMQFKNRPAGFFGSILIGMGFAAGWTPCTGPILSAVITLASNKPESAVTYMIAYVLGFAIPFFVLSFFITKMAWIRKRQQLIMRIGGIIMIVVGILLFFDLLTWIIIMFSSLFGGFTGF, from the coding sequence TTGTCAGATCTGAATTATTTTTTAGCTTTTGGAGCAGGGTTTCTTTCTTTTATCTCACCGTGCTGTCTTCCGCTTTACCCAGCCTTTTTATCGTATATCACGGGTGTTAGTATAGATGAAGTGAAATCTGAGAAAGTGATGCTGAGAAGAAGAAGTCTGCTTCATACATTATTCTTTTTAATTGGGTTCTCTATCATTTTTATTGCGATTGGCTTTGGGACATCGTTCGTTGGTTCGTTCTTTATTGAATATCATCAAGCGATTCGTCAAATTGGGGCCATTCTCATTATTTTCTTTGGCTTTATGATTCTTGGTGTATTTCAGCCCTCTTTTCTGATGGGGGAAAAGAGAATGCAGTTCAAAAATCGTCCGGCTGGTTTTTTTGGATCAATTCTCATCGGAATGGGTTTTGCCGCTGGATGGACACCCTGTACCGGCCCGATTTTATCAGCTGTCATCACACTTGCCAGCAATAAACCGGAGTCCGCTGTGACCTATATGATTGCGTATGTATTAGGCTTTGCCATTCCGTTTTTTGTTCTGTCCTTTTTCATCACGAAAATGGCGTGGATCAGAAAGCGTCAGCAGCTCATCATGAGAATTGGCGGGATCATTATGATTGTGGTAGGGATTTTACTGTTCTTTGATCTTCTAACATGGATTATCATTATGTTCTCATCATTGTTTGGTGGATTTACAGGCTTTTGA
- a CDS encoding CcdC family protein, producing the protein MMIIISSIIAVCMAVAVMFIRIKSSAKPATAKKIILPPIFMSTGALMFLVPMFQVTGAEFLEAITVGMFFSIFLIKTSKFEIRGNEIYLKRSKAFVFILIGLLVIRIGMKTILSSSIDYGALSGMFWILAFGMIVPWRVAMYLSFRKLSKQLDPQQAQMN; encoded by the coding sequence ATGATGATCATAATCTCTTCTATAATTGCGGTATGTATGGCGGTAGCCGTCATGTTTATTCGCATTAAATCATCTGCAAAACCTGCAACCGCGAAAAAAATTATTTTACCTCCTATATTCATGAGCACTGGTGCTCTGATGTTTTTGGTCCCTATGTTTCAAGTAACTGGAGCTGAATTTCTTGAGGCGATCACAGTGGGGATGTTTTTCTCCATATTTTTAATTAAAACATCAAAATTTGAAATTAGAGGGAATGAAATTTATCTAAAGCGATCAAAAGCATTTGTGTTCATTCTCATTGGTCTTCTTGTTATTCGTATTGGCATGAAGACCATCCTGAGTTCTTCCATTGATTATGGTGCGTTAAGCGGGATGTTTTGGATCCTTGCCTTTGGCATGATCGTGCCTTGGCGGGTCGCTATGTATTTATCGTTTAGAAAGCTGTCTAAACAATTAGATCCGCAGCAGGCTCAAATGAATTAA
- a CDS encoding TlpA family protein disulfide reductase encodes MWKKVIASAVLLVLIGLLAWNLFGPKEPAIGLEIGDQAPDFELKTLDGKTASLSDYRGKKVLVNFWATWCKPCRTEMPDLDAIRSENDQVEVLAVNLTTTEKSVDHVAAFRDELKLTLPVLLDQKGIQARYQVLSYPTTYILDEKGRIMSVKHQMLTKKEIETELDL; translated from the coding sequence ATGTGGAAAAAAGTAATAGCAAGCGCTGTTTTACTTGTGTTGATTGGTTTACTTGCGTGGAATTTATTTGGGCCAAAAGAGCCGGCCATCGGTCTTGAAATAGGGGATCAGGCCCCTGATTTTGAGCTCAAAACACTTGATGGCAAAACCGCATCGTTATCTGATTATCGCGGGAAAAAGGTGCTCGTCAATTTTTGGGCGACATGGTGTAAACCATGCAGAACGGAAATGCCGGATCTAGATGCGATCAGAAGCGAGAATGATCAAGTCGAAGTACTAGCAGTGAATTTGACGACCACTGAAAAGAGTGTGGATCATGTCGCAGCATTCAGAGATGAATTAAAGCTGACCCTTCCTGTTTTATTGGACCAAAAAGGCATTCAAGCGAGGTATCAGGTGCTTTCATATCCAACTACATACATATTAGATGAAAAAGGACGCATCATGTCTGTGAAGCATCAAATGCTGACAAAAAAAGAAATTGAAACAGAGCTGGATCTATAA
- the plsY gene encoding glycerol-3-phosphate 1-O-acyltransferase PlsY, with product MLIALMFILAYLLGSIPSGLIVGKAAKGIDIREHGSGNLGATNAFRTLGVKAGSIVITADILKGTLASALPFFMQLDIHPLLAGVAAVIGHSFPVFAKFKGGKAVATSGGVLLFYAPFLFITMIAAFFLFLYISKYVSLSSMLTGIYTFIYSIFTQDLFLIIVVAVLAGFVIYRHIANLKRILNKTEPKIKWL from the coding sequence ATGTTAATTGCTTTGATGTTTATTTTGGCTTATCTACTCGGCAGTATTCCATCCGGTCTCATTGTCGGGAAAGCTGCAAAGGGAATCGATATCCGTGAACATGGCAGCGGGAACCTAGGTGCGACGAATGCATTTCGTACGCTTGGGGTAAAAGCAGGGTCTATCGTTATTACAGCTGATATTTTAAAGGGGACTCTCGCTTCAGCTTTACCGTTTTTCATGCAGCTGGACATTCATCCCTTACTAGCAGGAGTTGCTGCTGTTATCGGTCACAGCTTTCCTGTCTTTGCAAAATTTAAGGGGGGAAAAGCAGTCGCTACGTCAGGCGGCGTGTTGCTATTTTATGCCCCGTTCTTATTTATCACAATGATCGCTGCTTTTTTCTTATTTTTATACATTAGTAAATATGTGTCTTTATCATCAATGCTGACTGGAATCTATACATTCATTTACAGCATATTCACCCAAGACCTATTCTTAATTATTGTTGTAGCCGTTCTTGCTGGCTTTGTGATCTACAGACACATCGCCAACCTCAAACGAATTCTCAACAAAACTGAACCGAAAATCAAATGGCTCTAG
- a CDS encoding DUF2621 domain-containing protein — MLSGWFLWFILFWGTVMIGLLAIGGFFMFRKFLKRLPKEDGKSELDWQDEYIQKSLHLWRDEDKQLLNELVLPVPELFRDVAKEKIAGKIGELALKEQAASINLDLIIRGYIIATPKRDHKFLLKRLQEKNIDHTPYESLLK, encoded by the coding sequence ATGTTAAGCGGCTGGTTTTTGTGGTTCATTTTATTTTGGGGGACAGTGATGATCGGATTACTAGCAATCGGTGGCTTTTTTATGTTTCGCAAATTTTTAAAACGATTGCCGAAGGAAGACGGGAAATCAGAACTTGATTGGCAGGATGAATATATTCAAAAGAGCTTGCACCTATGGCGGGATGAGGACAAACAGCTTTTAAATGAGCTCGTATTACCAGTTCCAGAGCTGTTTCGAGATGTCGCCAAAGAAAAAATCGCGGGCAAAATTGGCGAACTGGCATTAAAAGAACAGGCTGCCAGCATTAATTTAGACTTAATTATTCGCGGCTATATAATCGCTACGCCAAAGCGAGACCATAAGTTTTTACTTAAGCGCCTGCAAGAAAAAAACATCGATCACACGCCATACGAATCGCTATTAAAATAA
- the acnA gene encoding aconitate hydratase AcnA → MSKQQQVAKQDAFQSRKTFSTNGKTYHYYSLEALEKQGIGNVSKLPYSIKVLLESVLRQVDGRVIKKEHVENLAKWGTAEVKEIDVPFKPSRVILQDFTGVPAVVDLASLRKAMADVGGDPDKINPEIPVDLVIDHSVQVDKAGTEDALNINMDLEFERNAERYNFLSWAKKAFNNYQAVPPATGIVHQVNLEYLASVVHAIEEDGEIITYPDTLVGTDSHTTMINGIGVLGWGVGGIEAEAGMLGQPSYFPVPEVIGAKLVGELPNGTTATDLALKVTQVLREKGVVNKFVEFFGPGVAQLPLADRATIANMAPEYGATCGFFPVDEEALAYLRLTGRDEEQINIVEEYSRANGLFYTPDAEEPVFTDVVEIDLSKIESNLSGPKRPQDLIPLSEMKETFHKHIESPAGNQGFGLEKSELDKQIEFDLSNGEKAVMKTGAIAIAAITSCTNTSNPYVLIGAGLVAKKASELGMKVPNYVKTSLAPGSKVVTGYLVNSGLLPYLRDLGFNIVGYGCTTCIGNSGPLEKEIEEAVSENDLLITSVLSGNRNFEGRIHPLVKGNYLASPPLVVAYALAGTVDIDLTKDPIGVDKGGKNVYFNDIWPTMDEINSVVKSTVTPELFRSEYETVFDNNDRWNEIKTTDDALYKWDENSTYIDNPPFFENLSVEPGKVEPLKGLRVVAKFGDSVTTDHISPAGAIGKDTPAGKYLQERGVSPRDFNSYGSRRGNHHVMMRGTFANIRIKNQIAPGTEGGYTTYWPTGEVTSIYDACMRYKEDGTGLAILAGKDYGMGSSRDWAAKGTNLLGIKFVLAESFERIHRSNLVFMGVLPLQFKDGESAETHGLTGTETFEVDVDETVRPRDLVTVKAIDADGNEKTFEVLVRFDSEVEIDYYRHGGILQMVLREKLASN, encoded by the coding sequence ATGTCGAAACAGCAGCAAGTCGCTAAACAAGACGCTTTTCAATCTAGAAAAACGTTTTCGACAAATGGGAAAACGTATCACTATTATTCGTTAGAAGCACTAGAAAAACAAGGAATCGGAAATGTTTCTAAGCTGCCTTATTCCATTAAGGTACTGTTAGAATCAGTGCTTCGCCAAGTAGACGGTAGAGTGATCAAAAAGGAACACGTTGAAAACTTGGCAAAATGGGGAACTGCCGAGGTAAAAGAGATTGATGTTCCATTTAAACCATCTCGTGTTATTTTACAAGACTTCACGGGTGTACCAGCCGTCGTTGACCTTGCTTCTTTAAGAAAAGCAATGGCAGATGTCGGAGGAGACCCGGATAAAATCAACCCTGAAATTCCAGTTGACCTTGTCATTGACCACTCGGTACAAGTTGACAAAGCTGGAACTGAAGACGCATTAAACATTAACATGGATTTAGAATTCGAACGTAACGCAGAGCGTTATAACTTCCTTAGCTGGGCAAAGAAAGCGTTTAACAACTATCAAGCTGTTCCGCCTGCAACAGGAATTGTTCACCAAGTGAACTTAGAGTATCTTGCAAGTGTTGTTCATGCGATTGAAGAAGATGGCGAGATCATCACTTACCCAGATACACTAGTTGGTACTGACTCTCATACAACAATGATTAACGGAATTGGTGTTCTTGGATGGGGAGTTGGCGGTATCGAAGCGGAAGCTGGTATGCTTGGTCAACCTTCTTACTTCCCAGTACCAGAAGTCATTGGCGCTAAATTAGTTGGGGAGCTTCCAAACGGAACAACTGCAACTGACTTGGCATTAAAAGTCACGCAAGTACTACGTGAAAAAGGCGTTGTGAACAAGTTTGTTGAATTCTTCGGACCAGGCGTTGCACAGCTGCCATTAGCTGATCGTGCAACGATTGCGAACATGGCGCCTGAATACGGTGCTACTTGCGGATTCTTCCCAGTAGATGAGGAAGCTCTGGCTTACCTACGTCTCACTGGCCGTGATGAAGAGCAAATTAATATCGTTGAAGAATATTCTCGCGCAAATGGTTTATTCTATACGCCAGATGCTGAGGAACCAGTATTTACTGATGTCGTGGAAATTGATCTTTCTAAAATTGAGTCAAACTTATCTGGTCCAAAACGTCCACAAGATTTGATTCCACTTTCTGAAATGAAAGAGACGTTCCATAAACATATTGAAAGCCCAGCAGGAAACCAAGGATTCGGCTTAGAAAAATCAGAGCTGGATAAACAAATCGAATTTGATCTTTCAAACGGTGAAAAAGCTGTCATGAAGACAGGTGCGATTGCGATTGCAGCGATTACGAGCTGTACGAATACATCTAACCCATACGTCTTGATCGGGGCAGGTCTTGTTGCGAAGAAAGCAAGTGAGCTTGGTATGAAGGTACCAAACTATGTGAAAACGTCACTAGCGCCAGGTTCAAAGGTTGTAACAGGATACCTTGTGAACTCAGGACTTCTTCCATACCTAAGAGACCTTGGATTTAACATTGTTGGATATGGCTGTACAACATGTATCGGAAACTCTGGACCGCTTGAGAAAGAAATTGAGGAAGCTGTCTCTGAAAATGATCTGCTGATCACTTCAGTTTTATCAGGTAACCGTAACTTTGAAGGACGTATCCATCCGCTTGTCAAAGGAAACTACCTTGCATCACCACCACTAGTTGTGGCATATGCACTTGCGGGTACTGTAGATATCGACCTAACAAAGGATCCGATCGGTGTCGATAAGGGTGGCAAAAACGTCTATTTCAATGACATTTGGCCAACGATGGACGAAATCAACAGTGTTGTTAAGAGCACAGTAACACCTGAATTATTCCGTTCAGAGTATGAAACTGTCTTTGATAACAACGATCGCTGGAATGAAATCAAAACAACCGATGATGCACTATACAAATGGGATGAGAATTCAACTTATATTGACAACCCACCATTTTTCGAAAACCTTTCAGTTGAACCTGGCAAAGTTGAGCCACTTAAAGGACTTCGCGTTGTTGCAAAATTCGGTGACTCTGTCACAACTGACCATATTTCTCCAGCTGGAGCAATTGGGAAGGACACACCTGCAGGTAAATACTTGCAAGAAAGAGGCGTGTCGCCTAGAGACTTCAACTCATATGGATCTCGCCGTGGGAACCACCATGTTATGATGAGAGGTACTTTTGCAAACATCCGTATTAAGAACCAGATTGCACCGGGAACAGAAGGCGGATATACAACGTATTGGCCAACTGGTGAAGTGACATCCATTTATGATGCATGCATGCGTTATAAAGAAGATGGAACAGGTCTAGCGATCTTAGCAGGTAAAGACTACGGAATGGGTTCTTCACGTGACTGGGCTGCAAAAGGAACAAACCTTCTTGGGATTAAATTTGTTCTAGCTGAAAGCTTTGAGCGTATCCACAGAAGTAACCTTGTCTTCATGGGCGTACTTCCTTTACAGTTTAAAGACGGAGAAAGTGCAGAGACTCATGGACTAACAGGAACCGAAACATTTGAAGTAGATGTTGACGAAACAGTTCGTCCGCGTGATCTTGTCACTGTAAAAGCAATCGATGCAGATGGCAATGAGAAAACATTTGAAGTGCTTGTTCGCTTTGACAGTGAAGTCGAAATTGACTACTATCGTCATGGTGGTATCCTTCAAATGGTATTGCGTGAAAAATTGGCAAGCAACTAA
- a CDS encoding Hsp20/alpha crystallin family protein, whose product MENEKQVNSSDFLEIDDWLNVLMDDPFAWYDEHLPIDLYETSRDYIIEIDISTLSITDVKLTFAGYELTLAFTAQKPNDESEQQIEKSVMLPFYLNNKDIDTEYENRIISIKIKKYSHHQDGAFSFQMPHFKH is encoded by the coding sequence ATGGAGAATGAAAAGCAAGTGAATTCCTCTGATTTTCTTGAAATAGATGATTGGCTCAATGTGTTAATGGATGATCCTTTTGCCTGGTATGATGAACACCTCCCAATTGATCTGTATGAAACAAGCCGTGATTATATTATTGAGATCGATATCTCTACCTTGTCGATCACTGATGTAAAGCTGACCTTCGCTGGATATGAGCTCACTCTAGCTTTCACGGCACAAAAGCCAAATGATGAAAGCGAACAGCAAATTGAAAAAAGTGTCATGCTCCCTTTTTATTTGAATAACAAAGACATTGACACAGAATACGAAAACCGAATCATATCGATAAAAATTAAAAAATATTCTCATCATCAAGACGGGGCATTTTCCTTTCAAATGCCGCATTTCAAACATTAA
- a CDS encoding acyl-CoA thioesterase has translation MYVSKKEIEVRYAETDQMGIVYHANYLIWMEVGRTALIKELGFSYAQLEADGVLAPVVDLQVRYKKPLLYGETAIIHTWIEEYNGVKTVYGYEIQKPNGQTAITGTTSHICVDKDTFRPIQFRKAFPAWHKVYEQSKKQG, from the coding sequence GTGTATGTATCCAAAAAAGAAATAGAAGTCCGTTATGCAGAAACAGATCAAATGGGCATCGTGTATCATGCCAATTACTTAATTTGGATGGAAGTCGGCAGAACAGCGTTGATTAAAGAACTGGGATTTTCCTATGCGCAGCTAGAAGCAGACGGTGTCCTTGCACCTGTTGTAGATCTTCAGGTTCGATATAAAAAACCATTACTGTACGGCGAAACCGCAATCATCCATACGTGGATTGAAGAATACAATGGTGTCAAAACGGTGTATGGCTATGAAATTCAAAAGCCTAATGGACAAACAGCTATTACGGGGACAACCTCACATATTTGTGTAGACAAAGACACCTTTAGACCTATTCAGTTTAGAAAAGCCTTTCCTGCCTGGCACAAAGTATACGAACAGTCGAAAAAGCAGGGTTAA
- a CDS encoding small acid-soluble spore protein P, with product MTNKNTGKDIRQNSPKEHHGRQPEPLSGSKKVKNRNHSRQKHNSHHDM from the coding sequence ATGACGAATAAAAACACAGGGAAAGACATCCGTCAAAACTCTCCTAAGGAGCATCATGGCAGGCAGCCTGAGCCATTATCAGGCAGTAAAAAAGTGAAAAACCGCAACCATTCAAGACAAAAGCACAATTCACATCATGATATGTAA
- the parE gene encoding DNA topoisomerase IV subunit B — MVKKQQVDYNDDSIQVLEGLEAVRKRPGMYIGSTDSRGLHHLVYEIVDNSVDEVLAGHGDHIIVKIHKDNSISVQDKGRGMPTGMHKLGKPTPEIILTVLHAGGKFGQGGYKTSGGLHGVGASVVNALSEWLTVTIERDGFIYHQRFEHGGKPVTSLEKIGKTKKTGTLIHFKPDPTMFSVTTYNFDTLSERLRESAFLLKGLKIELIDERHDVQETFYYETGIEAFVAYLNEEKDVLSEVVSFEGEHQSIEVDFAFQFNDGYSENILSFVNNVRTKDGGTHESGAKTAMTRAFNEYARKVTLLKEKDKNLEGTDIREGLSAIISVRIPEELLQFEGQTKGKLGTSEARSSVDTVISEKLAYFLEENRETATLLVKKAIKAQQAREAARKAREEARSGKKRKKSEATLSGKLTPAQSRNPARNELYLVEGDSAGGSAKQGRDRKFQAVLPLRGKVINTEKAKLADIFKNEEINTIIHAIGGGVGVDFNVEDINYDKIVIMTDADTDGAHIQVLLLTFFYRYMKPLIEHGKVFIALPPLYKVSKGSGKKEVIEYAWSDEEMDGVLKKVGKGYTIQRYKGLGEMNADQLWETTMNPESRTLVRVKIDDAARVERRVTTLMGDKVEPRRKWIEKNVAFGLDEESNILENENLSLAEEV; from the coding sequence TTGGTTAAAAAGCAGCAAGTAGATTATAACGATGATTCTATTCAGGTGCTAGAGGGGCTTGAAGCGGTCCGTAAACGTCCAGGTATGTATATTGGATCTACGGATTCACGCGGTCTTCATCACCTTGTCTATGAGATTGTAGATAACTCTGTCGATGAAGTGCTCGCTGGCCATGGAGATCATATCATTGTCAAAATACATAAAGATAACAGCATTTCCGTCCAAGATAAAGGACGAGGAATGCCTACTGGTATGCATAAGCTTGGAAAACCGACACCTGAGATCATTTTAACTGTCCTGCACGCAGGCGGAAAATTTGGTCAAGGCGGATATAAAACAAGTGGTGGACTTCACGGGGTTGGGGCATCTGTTGTAAACGCACTGTCAGAATGGCTCACTGTAACAATTGAACGAGATGGCTTTATTTATCACCAGCGATTTGAACACGGCGGCAAGCCAGTAACATCACTTGAAAAAATCGGGAAAACGAAAAAGACAGGAACACTGATTCATTTTAAGCCAGACCCAACAATGTTCAGTGTCACCACCTATAATTTCGATACATTATCAGAACGTTTAAGAGAATCAGCCTTTTTATTAAAAGGGTTAAAAATAGAGCTGATCGATGAACGGCACGATGTACAAGAAACCTTTTATTATGAGACGGGCATCGAAGCATTCGTAGCTTATTTAAATGAGGAAAAAGATGTACTTAGTGAAGTCGTCTCGTTTGAAGGGGAGCATCAGTCCATTGAAGTAGATTTTGCTTTTCAATTCAATGATGGCTACTCAGAAAATATCCTTTCCTTTGTCAATAACGTAAGAACAAAAGATGGCGGTACGCATGAGTCTGGTGCAAAAACAGCAATGACGAGAGCCTTTAATGAATATGCACGCAAAGTAACTCTTTTAAAAGAAAAAGACAAAAATTTAGAAGGCACTGATATTCGAGAAGGACTGTCTGCCATTATTTCTGTCAGAATTCCTGAAGAGCTGCTTCAATTTGAAGGACAAACAAAAGGAAAGCTTGGGACAAGTGAGGCACGGTCATCTGTTGACACTGTTATTTCTGAAAAACTTGCTTATTTTCTTGAAGAAAACCGGGAAACGGCGACTCTTCTTGTGAAAAAGGCCATTAAAGCACAGCAGGCAAGAGAAGCTGCTAGAAAAGCAAGAGAAGAAGCGAGGAGCGGCAAGAAACGTAAAAAGTCCGAAGCGACGTTAAGCGGGAAATTAACACCTGCTCAATCTAGAAACCCGGCAAGAAACGAACTGTACCTAGTAGAGGGCGACTCAGCGGGTGGATCAGCAAAGCAAGGACGTGACCGAAAGTTCCAAGCGGTGCTTCCGCTTCGAGGGAAGGTCATTAACACTGAAAAGGCGAAGCTTGCTGATATTTTCAAAAACGAAGAAATCAACACCATTATCCATGCAATCGGTGGTGGCGTCGGTGTCGATTTTAATGTAGAAGACATCAATTATGACAAAATTGTGATCATGACAGATGCGGATACGGATGGTGCGCATATCCAAGTGCTTCTGCTTACGTTCTTCTATCGCTATATGAAGCCGCTGATTGAGCATGGGAAAGTATTTATTGCACTTCCTCCGCTATATAAAGTCAGCAAAGGCTCAGGGAAGAAAGAAGTTATTGAGTATGCATGGTCTGATGAAGAAATGGATGGCGTACTCAAGAAAGTTGGAAAAGGGTATACGATTCAGCGCTATAAAGGTTTAGGTGAAATGAATGCCGACCAGCTATGGGAAACGACAATGAATCCAGAGTCGAGAACACTTGTCAGAGTAAAAATCGATGATGCTGCACGAGTGGAACGCCGCGTCACGACACTTATGGGTGACAAAGTAGAACCGCGCCGTAAATGGATTGAAAAGAATGTCGCCTTTGGACTTGATGAGGAAAGCAACATTCTTGAAAATGAAAACTTGTCGCTAGCTGAGGAGGTTTAA
- a CDS encoding acid-soluble spore protein N, which produces MGREHDKQAQFTPDHLGTKPVAYKRNKGKKMHNKSNEQPDVIQTKGE; this is translated from the coding sequence ATGGGTAGAGAGCATGATAAACAAGCACAGTTTACACCAGACCATTTAGGGACAAAACCTGTGGCGTACAAACGCAATAAAGGTAAAAAGATGCATAATAAATCAAATGAACAGCCTGATGTGATACAGACGAAGGGCGAATAA
- a CDS encoding HesB/YadR/YfhF family protein: MKDDALNWYKDELDLEKGDHVRFFVRYGGCSNVQKGFSLGVAKDEPQNAGATAELEGITFFIEESDIWYFDNHDLHIDYNESVKEPEFHYE; the protein is encoded by the coding sequence ATGAAAGATGATGCACTCAATTGGTACAAGGATGAACTGGATTTAGAAAAAGGTGATCATGTTCGCTTTTTTGTGAGATATGGCGGGTGCAGTAATGTACAAAAAGGCTTTTCTCTCGGCGTCGCAAAAGATGAACCTCAAAATGCAGGCGCAACCGCTGAATTAGAAGGTATTACTTTCTTTATTGAGGAAAGTGATATTTGGTATTTTGACAACCATGATCTGCATATTGATTATAACGAGTCCGTGAAAGAACCAGAGTTTCATTATGAATAA
- the tlp gene encoding small acid-soluble spore protein Tlp produces MNGKSYQSNPDDRSDNVEKLQDMIENTLENIDESEAAMALSTEEEQQMIKQKNENRRTSIDAMRSEIKDEEAARKNGYTE; encoded by the coding sequence ATGAATGGCAAGTCATATCAATCCAATCCAGATGATCGTTCTGATAATGTTGAAAAGCTCCAAGATATGATCGAGAACACGCTAGAAAATATTGATGAATCTGAAGCAGCGATGGCTCTTTCGACAGAGGAAGAACAGCAGATGATCAAGCAAAAAAATGAAAATCGCAGAACGAGTATTGACGCCATGCGTTCTGAGATAAAGGACGAAGAAGCAGCAAGAAAGAATGGCTATACCGAATAA